TTCGGGGGGCTGTTTTTGATGTTCCCGGTGCTGGCCGTGCAAATCTGGGGATTTATCGCGCCGGGGCTGTATGGGCGGGAACGGCGGGCTTTTTTACCCTATCTGGTGGCGACACCCGTGTTGTTTATCACCGGGGCGGCGCTGGTTTATTACTTCATCATGCCGCTGGCCTGGCGGTTTTTCCTGGGTTTTCAAAGTACAGGCGCGGAAACGGCCCTGCCGATCCAGCTGGAAGCGCGGGTGAGCGAGTATCTGGATCTGGTGATGGTCTTGATGTTTGCCTTTGGCCTGTGTTTCCAGTTGCCGGTTTTATTGTCGTTGATGGCGCGGGCGGGGTTGATCACAGCGGAAACGCTGGCTAGCCGCCGCAAATACGCCATTGTGGTCATTTTCGTCGCGGCGGCGGTTTTAACCCCGCCGGATATTATTTCCCAGGTGGGATTGGCCATTCCGCTGATCGGTTTGTACGAAATGTCCATCGTGCTGGTTCGGCGCATTTGCAAAGAGCGTGCGGCACGCCATGGTGCATGATCCGGTCAATCTGCTGAAGCGGTATCAATCGCGTATTGCGCAGGACGGGTTCCAATCCGACCCGTATCAGGAACGAGCCATCCAATCCCTGCAAATTCTGGCGAATGCCGTGTTGTCCCGTACCGACCGGCGGGGTTGGTTCGGGATAAAGCGCAAGGCTGCGCCGGTCCGCGGGCTGTATTTATACGGTCCAGTCGGGCGGGGGAAATCCATGGTGATGGATTTATTCTTTGCCAGCCTGCCGGACGACGTCAAAAAACGCCGGGTTCATTTCCATGATTTCATGATTGGCGTGCATGATTTTATGCATAATCGCCGCTTGGCCGCATCGGGCAAGGCGGATAATGATGTGCGCGATTCCGCCCTGCTGGCCTTTGCCGATGATCTGGCCAGGCATGTGCGGGTTTTGTGTTTTGATGAATTCCATGTCAGCAATGTCGCCGATGCGATGATCCTGGGGCGGTTGTTTGCGGCCTTGTTTGATCAGGGTGTGGCCGTGGTTATGACCAGCAACAGGGCCCCGGATGATTTGTACAAGGGCGGGCTGCAGCGCGATCGGTTCTTGCTGTTTATCGACCTTCTGAAAAATCGGATGGAGATTTTGCCCCTGTCGGGCCCGGTTGATTACCGGCTGCAATATCTGGAATCGAGTGGGGTATATTTTTCGCCACTGGGGTCCGCGGCCCATGAATGGGCCGACCAGATTTTTGCCCACCTGACCGATGGTGTTGATGCGCACCCGGATGTGCTGGAGGTCCGGGGGCGGACCGTGCCCGTCACGCAAACCGCCCGTGGGGTTGCCCGGTTCACTTTTTCCGAATTGTGCGAACACCCGTTGGGGGCAGAGGATTACATCACCATCGCCCGGACCTATCACACCATCCTGCTGGAGGGGGTGGCGAAATTGGGGTATGATCGTCGGAACGAAGCCGTGCGTCTGATGACGTTGGTGGATGCGCTGTATGATGCCGGAACACGGTTGATCATCACGGCGGATGCGCCGGTGGATCGTCTTTATCACGGGCATGATCATGCGTTTGAATTCCAACGCACGGTCAGCCGCCTGACTGAGATGCAAAGCACGGAATGGTTTGCCCGTACTGCCCAATCGGTCAGTGAATGGCATAAAAACGATACGGTGCGGACTGACGGGCGCGTTTGAAAAGCCCGTTTTTGCCAAATACGGTTCGTGGCGTATCTTTATTATTGCGTGATTGTGTGTGTATTGAAAAATGTATGTAATTCAATATTTTGCGTGCGTTTGTAAAATTGCCCTCTTATTTTCGTCGGGGTGGGTCTGTGGCTTTAAATCTTTGTGAAAGTCTTTCCTGTACATTGGTGTAAGATGTTTGCATTCATACGTAAGCTTTTGTTAAAGAACGACAAAACACATACTCTGCCGGCGTCTGCCCCGCGGAACGATGCGCGTTACGAAATTGAAAAGCAAAAAGCCCGATCCGGGTCGTTGGATGAACGGATGGCCATTGCCAGAAACCCGGAAACGCATCCTGAAATTCTCTATTATCTGGCCCAGACCGATCCGTCCGATGACGTGCGTCATGCCGTGGCCGAAAACCATTCAACCCCCTTGCAAGCCAGTTTGTTGATCGCGCGCGACTCCAGTGCGGATGTCCGGCTGGCTCTGGCCGAACGTCTGGTCCGTCTTCTGCCCAACCTGAGTCATGAGGAGCAGGCGGCGCTTTACGCGCACGCGGTTCAGACTCTCGGTCTGCTCGCGCTGGACGAAGTTCTGAAAATTCGTAAGGCGCTGTCGGCGACGCTGAAGGACAAAGCCTATGCCCCGCCATCCGTCGTTTCGACTCTGGCACGGGACGTGGAACGAACCGTGGCGGAACCGATCTTGCGGTTTTGTGCGGCCGTTCCGGACGACGTCTTGATCGATATTCTGAAAATGCATCCGGAGGGCTGGGCGTCCGAGGCGATCGCCGGACGTGACAGCATCAGCGGCGATGTGTCCGTTGCTGTGATCGAACACGGGAGTACGGAGGCCGGAAAAACCCTGATCGAAAACAAGGGCGCGGACATTGGCCCCAGCCTGCTGCAAAAGATTATTGATCGGGCCCGCGACTTGCCGGAATGGCAACGGTCGTTGGCCGACCACCGCACATTACCACCCGAGATGGCGGAGAAGCTGGCGGAATTTGCCAATGAATCCGTTCGTCTGATTCTGGTCCGCAGCGGCAAGTTTGACCGCCGCACGACGGAGGAGGTGGCCACGGCCTTTAAACGCCGCCTTGGCTACGCCGCCAACCAGTCGGATGATAAAATTGTCGATGCTTCCGCCGATGAACCGGACCGGCGCGGATCACCGGACGGCAACTCGGTGAAGTCCGAAGAAGAACAATATGCCTATGCGTCCCGCATGGCCCGCGAAGGGCGCCTGGACGAAGATATGCTGTCCGATGCGCTGGCGATGCAGGATTATGATTTTATCTATGCCGCGATCAGCATCATGGGCCGGGTGACGCTGGCCGATGTGCGCCGCGTTTTCGCCCTGCGCGCACCCAAGCCCATTGTCGCCCTGTCGTGGAAGGCGGGGTTGAGCATGCGCATGGCTCTCCGCCTGCAGCAGGATATTGGCCGCGTCCCGCCGCGCCAATTGCTGTACCCCAAAGGGGGGACCGATTATCCGATGGATGAAGACGAGTTGCGCTGGCAACTGGAATTCCTTGGGCTGGAAGCGGCCTAATCCCCATTCAAACATTCTGTAAAACGTGCCGTAAGCGTGCGGGGGCTTGTTTGCGCCCTTGCCCTTGTTTGTCGTGCCCGAAGGGGCTATGTCTGTGATCAGGTTTTTCTTACCAAATGGAACGACAAAGGGAGTCTTTATATTATGGCACGGAATAAAATCGCCCTGGTGGGTGCAGGACAAATCGGCGGTACGCTGGCCTTGCTGGCGGGCATGAAAGAACTGGGCGATATCGCCATCGTCGACATTGCCGAAGGTGTGCCGCAGGGCAAGGCTCTGGACATTGCAGAAGCCGCCCCGGTCGAAGGGTTCGACGCGAAATATTCCGGTTCCAACGATTACGAAGTGATCAAGGATGCCGACGTTGTGATCGTGACGGCCGGCGTACCGCGTAAACCGGGGATGAGCCGTGACGATCTGATCGGCATCAACACCGGTGTGATCAACACGGTTGGCGCGAACATCAAAAAATATGCACCGAACGCATTTGTTATCGTCATCACCAACCCGCTGGATGTAATGGTTGAAGTGATGCAACGCGCAAGCGGTCTGCCGGCGAACAAAGTCGTTGGCATGGCTGGCGTTCTGGACTCCGCACGCTTCCGTCACTTCCTGGCCGAAGAATTCAAAGTGTCGGTTGAGGACGTCAACGCTTTCGTTCTGGGTGGGCACGGCGACACGATGGTTCCGCTGGTGCGTTATTCCAGCGTGGCCGGTATTCCGCTGCCTGACCTGGTGAAAATGGGTTGGACGACGCAAGAGAAACTGGACGCAATCGTTCAGCGCACGCGTGATGGCGGTGCCGAAATCGTCAACCTGCTGAAAACCGGTTCCGCGTTCTATGCCCCGGCGTCCAGCGCGATTGCCATGGCGGAAAGCTATCTGAAAGACAAACGCCGCGTTCTGCCGTGTGCGGCCCGTCTGGATGGTCAGTATGGCGTGAAAGGTCTGTATATCGGCGTGCCGGTTGTGATTGGCAAAAACGGTGTTGAGAAGATCGTTGAGATCGAATTGAACGCCGAAGAGCAATCCATGTTCGATCATTCCGTAAGCGCGGTGAAAAGCTTGGTTGCCGCCATGGAAAAAGCGGCTTAATCGCAGGTTTTTAAGGGTTTTTAGGGGAAAGGGGGCTTTATCAGCCCCCTTTTTCTTGCCAAATCGGGTGAAATTGGGCAGTGTTTAGACATAATAATAAAAATAAGAGGCAGGGCCGTGGGACACGTTCATATTCACAAAGATGTCGATCATTCGTCGCTTCCGCCGGATCTGGTGAAGCGTAAATTCAATTGCGCTGGGCGATTGTCAAACGATGTCTATGCCACCGGATTTGAACGGGTGCGGGCAAAGGCCGGCATGATGCCGGAACAGGCCGCGACGGCGATGGGTATAAAGGCCGAACACTATATGGCGCTGGAGCAGGGCAGCATCCGCCCCGGGCGTAAAACGATTGAAGATTTTTGCGCCGCCTTGCGCTGTCATCCACTGGATCTTCAGGATGAGAAGGCTCATTCCCCCTTACCGCGTGTCATGGTCGAAATCTTACACGATCTGGCTAAGAACACCGCGGCCAACCGCTCGGATCGTCGTCGCGCCGTAGATCGATTGCGCATGGAACATGAATGCGCCGCTTGGATGATGGATGCCCACGGTGATACGGGGTTGCATGTGTTGAAGATTGCCGAAGGTGCGGTTGATATGTCGGCCATGATGGGGGCGGTTGAGGGCGATGTGCGCCGCTGGATGCGCGCCGATGATCCACGCGGATTGATGGATATGGCGCTGGACCGTTATATTTTTGCGCTGGATGACATGGTGGGCGATCAATATGCTCTGATCAATCATTGCAAGGCCGTGTGCAACGAAAATTATGACGAGCTGTTGTCGTTTGGCCTGACGCTGTATGGGTCGAATAATTTTTTAACGGCTTTAAATCGTATGTGGGCCACAAGCCATGAGCACGGATTTGATCATGTCCGCCGTGTGGTCAATGATGTACCGGATATGTTTGGACCGATGCATGAACGTCTTTTCACGGCTGGTTCTGTAACGATTGATGGTGTGCGAATGGGTGTGCGTAAGGCTATTAATCGCATGCTGGATCACGCGGAAACGCATATAAAAATGTGCGATGCTGTGAATGGAAAAACGGGGATTTTTGATCGCATTCAATCCCTGAAAAGCCAGAAAGACGATATTCTTGCATGGCGTGGGTCATTAAAAACGCAAACCCTGTTGGCGTGGTGCGAAAATTATCGCCGTATTGATGTCGGTGCATTGGATGCCGTGGATCGGGCGCTGGGTCGAAACAGATCAATCGCGCCAAAGACTCAACCGTAAAAATCATGCGCCCGGTGTTAATGGGGCGGCGGGCGATGGGCGGAGCTGCTGGTCCATCGTTGTGTCGTTGTGTTGATGGTCGCCAAGGGTCGCAATAGAAAACGCGGTGCGCAATTCCGGTATATTGGCGCGCAATTCCCCTTCGGGCGCGTATGTTGCGGCGGCGCTTTTTCCGGGACGGCAGGCTTGTTCCTGAACATCTTCGATGATGGACAGCATTTTCTGACCCGTGGGGTCTTCCAGCTTCTTCTCAATCGCCTTTTCATAGGATGAGATCTGCTTGTCTGCGGATTTGTTTCCGGCGATGCCCTTGTTTGCGTCGACTTCCCAGCCGGATGCGGCTTTACCGTCCTGTAATTTCTGCGCGTTGCCGGGGCCGATATTATAACCGGCATAAACGATAGAGAAGCTGTCGGGTTCAGCGGGGTCAACGTCCAGTTTCTGGGCGATGTCCTTGCTGTAATATGCGGCGGTGTATGTTGCGGCCTCCGGCGCTTCTGCGCGCAAGGAATCGATCAGTTTCCCGTTGTCCCGGGCATAGGATCTGATTTCCGGCCCGTCCATATCCTTGGCTTTGTCGTGGATTTTTTCGATTTTGTCGGCCTGTTTTTTCAAGCCTTGTGCATCCAACTGCTCGGCAATTTCATCGCCGTTTTTGGCCAGCGTTTCAACAACGGCCACACGGCTGACCTGAAAATCACCTTTCACGCCTGTGGGGCTGGTCATGGTTGTATGGGTGCTGAATTCACTTTCGCGGCCCCACATCCCGACCAGCAATTCCGGCGCGACGCCACTGGCGGCGGCGGCATCGGGCAACACGCTCATGACGCGGGCCTGACGGTCGGTTAAATCGTTGGGAAGGGATTGGGGGGTGATAACACCGCCATCCTGAACCACGGCACGCGCGGGTGCGAAATCAATCGATTTCGGTGGGGCGGTGGGTTCGGTGTCTTTGTCTTTTGCCATGGGCGTGTACTCTGATGAATGCGGCGGTTGCTTCCCCTTTGTTGAATTCTTTTTTTTCGATCTGCGAACTATTGTAAACTCTAGACGTTAAGAAATAAAAAACCCGCCGATGATTGGCGGGTTTTTTGAATATTTTTGGGTCCGTTATTGGATGGCCCTATTGAATAGCGAGGGCCGGAATAACCGGGGCTGGGCGTTGCGGATCGGGTGTTTGATCCTGTGCGGCGTCGATGCCTTGGGCCGGTTTGGCGAAGGCCAGGCTGACGGGTTGCGCAGACACCTTCACGGCGCCATCCGGGTCGTATTTGTTGGCGGCGCTGCCCGTCTCGCGGGTCAGGTTATTGGCCACTTGCTGTTCCCGTTCGGCGCGCAAGACGGCGACAACAGCTTGCGGCGGTACGTGGGCCTTGTTCAGTCCATCGCCATGGTAATAGCTTTTCCCAGCCATATCTTTTGGCAAGGATGCCCATTCCATGGACATATTGCGCATGAATTGGCTTTCGCTCATGTCACCGTTCAGGAATTTGCTCAGGCCGCGGCGTTCCATCAGAACACCAGCCATTTTATCCTGCATGTCCTGATCGAATTTTTCATTCCCGCTCAGGCCCATTTCACTTTTCAGGCCGCGCAGGGTTTTCTCGATAATCTGGTAACGGCCCGCAGCCGAGTTGCCCGGGTCATTGTTTTGCCAGGCCAGAACCTCGTTCACGGTCATGCCGGTGAAGTTGACATGGCGGTTGCCAAAGGCGGTGTTGTAGGATTGGCCGGTTTCGTTATTTTTCCGGCTGTGCTCGCCCGTGGCGATCAGGTCCAAGAGGTTTTCCGGCGGGTTGAGCGCAATGGCACGGGCCTTGCTGAAATCTGTCTTGCTGAAATCGGTGCGGCTTTCCCATTCGCCGCCATGCGCCTTCACATCATTGCGCCAGCCGCGATACTGGGTGTCATCCATACCCATGACGCCGGCGAACAATTTGTTCAGCCCGGTTTGGCCGCCGTTTTCGGGGTCCAGGAATGACATGAAATACATCAGGATTTGGGCCAGAACCTGTTGCAGGAATCCGAGCTGGCCATACCCCATGGCCGGGGCGGCTTGCGGCCCGCCTTGCGCCAGCTTGCGCGGATCAACCCCGTTTTGTACGGGGGCGGGTTGGGCTGTGTTTTGTGTTGTATCTACCACCATAGTCCTACACCCTTGTTTTTATTCTATTTATTGGGGCCTTTGTCAGGCTCTACCTGTCTGTGATTGCCCCCATAATATCGAAAAAGCCCCTGTTTTGTCAAACTTTTCCGGCCTTAATATCACGCCATCCCCATGCTCATGCTTTGGCCGTTCAGGGCCGCGCGGCGGGTCTGTTCGGTCATGTCCATATCCGCGCCCGGCAGTTGCGGCGTCGCGGCGGCCGGTTGGTTCGGGCTGGCAGCGGCGGCAAAAGCACTGTTCATATCCATACCCGGATCAATGTCCGATTTCGCAGCGGATGTGCCCACGCGGCTGGTCGCGGTATCGTTGCCGGTCGATGCCACCATTTCACGTTCCGGCGCGACGCCATAGCGTTCGTCGATCAGACGCTTGGTGTTGTCCATGGAGGTCGAGACATAGGTGCGCAGGGATTCCGGCGTTTTATCCAGAATTTGCGTGCGGTTGATTTGCTGGCTCAAAATCTGTTCACGTGTGTCGGTGTTTTCAAGCCAGGCTTGATAATCATTCATTTGGCCAATTTGGGCATCGGCGCTGTTGTTGGCGTTTTCCAGTTTTTGCTGGGACTCGGCCAGATCTTTTTGCGCTTGTTCCAAATCTTTAATCGCATCCAGTTGTTCCTGTTGCGCGGCGGTCAGGTTGCCCTGTTTTTCGAGCAGATCGGCCTTGGCTTGGGCCAGGTCGTCTTTTGCAATTCCCAGCTCTTCAACTTTCTTCAGTTTCTCCTGAGCAAGGACTTCCCCAGCGTTAACAACGTTTTGCAATTCTGTTTGGTTTTTCGCAAGGTCGGCTTTCAAACTGCCAATTTCCTGACGAATGCCAACCATGCCTTCTTCGTAGTAACCGCGCAGTTCTTCAAGGCTGACACGGCGTTCGTTCAGTTGCTCATTTTCTGCTGTTTTTTCATTGACGGTATTTTGCGCTTGTTCGGCTTGCGTTTTGGCGTCGTCAATTTCGACGGTTTTGTCGATGAACTTGCCAAGGTTGTCGCCGCTTTTTTCTTTCAGGTTGCTGTAGCGTTCGAAAGAGGTCAGGGCGTTTGCGTTTTCGAGATCATCCTTGGCGATGTCTTTGACATCGCCGTTTTGGTTGACGATCTGGCCTTGTTCGTTGACGAACAGCTTGTCGCCATTTTCCGGGTCGCGCGGTGCGTTGGCTTCCATCGCGTTCAGGCGGCGGAAGACCTCGGAGTTATCGGTCGCAACGGCCATCTGCTCTTCTTTGGCCGTATTCAATTTTTCCAGATTTTCTTCCAGGATCTGCTGGTTGGTTTCAACCATGGCATCGTTCGCGGCCATCTGACCGTCTAACACGGTCATTTGTGCGTCGATCTGGTTGATTTCTTGTTGGGTGTTGGCTTCCTGCTCTTTCAGAACCTCAATCTGGCCGTTCAGCTGTTCGCCCTCGGCCTCCAGGATTGCGCGCTGTTCCGCGTTCTCCGCGATCTTTTGATCCAGAACAACAACCTCTTCGCTCAGGCGTTCGACGCGCTGTTCTGCCACTTGGACATTTTGTTCGGCTTCTTCTACTTCGCGTTCTGCCTGCGCGACACGTTCGTTGGCTTCATCCAAGCGTTTTTGGGCTTGTTCAACAGCCAGTTGGTTCTGACGAACGTTTTCTTCCAGCTGACGAATATATTGGCTGTAGCGAATCGCCTGTGCGGCGCGTTCTTTCTCTTTTTGCTCGGCCTGGGCTTGCCCGCCGCGGACGCTGTTGTTGACGGGGCCGGTCGTGCCCATGCGTTCGGCCAGCGTTTCCATGGCGTTTAATTCGCGCAACCCCTTGTGCCCGTGCTGTGATTCATAAACGGCATCCATCACGTTTTCGGCGGCGATGGTGCGAGCATCCGGCGTTTTGGCCTGCGCTTCAAAAATCGGGCTGAGCGCTTCGATTTCAACCGTTTGTTTTTCCGCGGTGTTGGCACCGGCCGCCACATTATTATTCAGGGCGGGGCCTTGCGGCGACGGTGTGGCTTGAATGTCTTTTATGTCGGCCGTCTGGGTGGCCAGGTCATCAATTGCGGCCGCATCCATCGGGCTGCTGATTTCATCCTGAATCGCTTGCGCCTGTTCGGCGGCATTATTATCCAGCTCCATCGCGCGACGCGCTGATTGCAGGGGGGCGGTGTCGAACAACGCACGATCAGCCTCGGCACCCTTCATGCCGATTGTCGTGGTCGATTCATTGAAGATGCGGCGATAGGTGCCGCGTTCGACATCATATACAGCGTTGGTTTGGTTCGGTGTTTGGCCTGATTCTGCCACTTCATATCCCCCGAGGTGTACTCACACGCCCCCATCATGCACAAAAACGAATAATATTATGTTAAAAGATCAAGTTTTATTAAAATTTTATCTATTTCATCAGGAAGATAGCCGGGGACAGCCGTGTGAAGCAGGGTTTGCGGCTTTGCAAAAGAGGGGCCGGGTGGTAAATCTTTCGGGTTAGTCTGATAACCCACCTGATCCAAACGGGGTCCAAATGAATATTCATGAGTATCAAGGCAAAGCCCTGCTGAAAAAATACGGCGTTCTGGTGCCCGAGGGCATTCCAGCCATGACAGTGGCCGAGGCGGGCGWCGCCGCGGCGAAACAACTGCCCGGTCCGCTGTATGTTGTGAAATCGCAAATCCATGCGGGCGGCCGTGGCGCCGGTAAATTCAAAAACAATCCGGAAGGCAAGGGCGGTGTCCGTCTGTGCAAAACGGTTGATGATGTGAAGGACGCTGCCGAGGCGATGCTGCACCAAACTCTGGTGACCAAGCAAACCGGTCCGGATGGTCAGAAGGTTCAACGCCTGTACGTCACAGACGGCGTGGACATTCAAAAAGAATATTACTGCTCGGTCGTTCTGGACCGTGCAACGTCCCGCGTGACGTTCATGGTGTCCACCGAAGGCGGTATGGATATCGAAGAAGTGGCCGAAACGCACCCGGAAAAAATCATTCGCTGTGCGATTGA
The genomic region above belongs to Micavibrio aeruginosavorus EPB and contains:
- the tatC gene encoding twin-arginine translocase subunit TatC, which gives rise to MTQTQTPAPESEQMEPDHNPKPLVEHLVELRNRLMWCFLAVIAGTGFCYFFVQDIYGFLVRPLADAMGDGDTQRLIYTNLTEAFFTYIKISFFGGLFLMFPVLAVQIWGFIAPGLYGRERRAFLPYLVATPVLFITGAALVYYFIMPLAWRFFLGFQSTGAETALPIQLEARVSEYLDLVMVLMFAFGLCFQLPVLLSLMARAGLITAETLASRRKYAIVVIFVAAAVLTPPDIISQVGLAIPLIGLYEMSIVLVRRICKERAARHGA
- the zapE gene encoding cell division protein ZapE, with the protein product MRHAMVHDPVNLLKRYQSRIAQDGFQSDPYQERAIQSLQILANAVLSRTDRRGWFGIKRKAAPVRGLYLYGPVGRGKSMVMDLFFASLPDDVKKRRVHFHDFMIGVHDFMHNRRLAASGKADNDVRDSALLAFADDLARHVRVLCFDEFHVSNVADAMILGRLFAALFDQGVAVVMTSNRAPDDLYKGGLQRDRFLLFIDLLKNRMEILPLSGPVDYRLQYLESSGVYFSPLGSAAHEWADQIFAHLTDGVDAHPDVLEVRGRTVPVTQTARGVARFTFSELCEHPLGAEDYITIARTYHTILLEGVAKLGYDRRNEAVRLMTLVDALYDAGTRLIITADAPVDRLYHGHDHAFEFQRTVSRLTEMQSTEWFARTAQSVSEWHKNDTVRTDGRV
- a CDS encoding DUF2336 domain-containing protein codes for the protein MFAFIRKLLLKNDKTHTLPASAPRNDARYEIEKQKARSGSLDERMAIARNPETHPEILYYLAQTDPSDDVRHAVAENHSTPLQASLLIARDSSADVRLALAERLVRLLPNLSHEEQAALYAHAVQTLGLLALDEVLKIRKALSATLKDKAYAPPSVVSTLARDVERTVAEPILRFCAAVPDDVLIDILKMHPEGWASEAIAGRDSISGDVSVAVIEHGSTEAGKTLIENKGADIGPSLLQKIIDRARDLPEWQRSLADHRTLPPEMAEKLAEFANESVRLILVRSGKFDRRTTEEVATAFKRRLGYAANQSDDKIVDASADEPDRRGSPDGNSVKSEEEQYAYASRMAREGRLDEDMLSDALAMQDYDFIYAAISIMGRVTLADVRRVFALRAPKPIVALSWKAGLSMRMALRLQQDIGRVPPRQLLYPKGGTDYPMDEDELRWQLEFLGLEAA
- the mdh gene encoding malate dehydrogenase produces the protein MARNKIALVGAGQIGGTLALLAGMKELGDIAIVDIAEGVPQGKALDIAEAAPVEGFDAKYSGSNDYEVIKDADVVIVTAGVPRKPGMSRDDLIGINTGVINTVGANIKKYAPNAFVIVITNPLDVMVEVMQRASGLPANKVVGMAGVLDSARFRHFLAEEFKVSVEDVNAFVLGGHGDTMVPLVRYSSVAGIPLPDLVKMGWTTQEKLDAIVQRTRDGGAEIVNLLKTGSAFYAPASSAIAMAESYLKDKRRVLPCAARLDGQYGVKGLYIGVPVVIGKNGVEKIVEIELNAEEQSMFDHSVSAVKSLVAAMEKAA
- a CDS encoding helix-turn-helix domain-containing protein; protein product: MGHVHIHKDVDHSSLPPDLVKRKFNCAGRLSNDVYATGFERVRAKAGMMPEQAATAMGIKAEHYMALEQGSIRPGRKTIEDFCAALRCHPLDLQDEKAHSPLPRVMVEILHDLAKNTAANRSDRRRAVDRLRMEHECAAWMMDAHGDTGLHVLKIAEGAVDMSAMMGAVEGDVRRWMRADDPRGLMDMALDRYIFALDDMVGDQYALINHCKAVCNENYDELLSFGLTLYGSNNFLTALNRMWATSHEHGFDHVRRVVNDVPDMFGPMHERLFTAGSVTIDGVRMGVRKAINRMLDHAETHIKMCDAVNGKTGIFDRIQSLKSQKDDILAWRGSLKTQTLLAWCENYRRIDVGALDAVDRALGRNRSIAPKTQP
- a CDS encoding lysozyme family protein, which codes for MVVDTTQNTAQPAPVQNGVDPRKLAQGGPQAAPAMGYGQLGFLQQVLAQILMYFMSFLDPENGGQTGLNKLFAGVMGMDDTQYRGWRNDVKAHGGEWESRTDFSKTDFSKARAIALNPPENLLDLIATGEHSRKNNETGQSYNTAFGNRHVNFTGMTVNEVLAWQNNDPGNSAAGRYQIIEKTLRGLKSEMGLSGNEKFDQDMQDKMAGVLMERRGLSKFLNGDMSESQFMRNMSMEWASLPKDMAGKSYYHGDGLNKAHVPPQAVVAVLRAEREQQVANNLTRETGSAANKYDPDGAVKVSAQPVSLAFAKPAQGIDAAQDQTPDPQRPAPVIPALAIQ
- a CDS encoding coiled-coil domain-containing protein, whose product is MAESGQTPNQTNAVYDVERGTYRRIFNESTTTIGMKGAEADRALFDTAPLQSARRAMELDNNAAEQAQAIQDEISSPMDAAAIDDLATQTADIKDIQATPSPQGPALNNNVAAGANTAEKQTVEIEALSPIFEAQAKTPDARTIAAENVMDAVYESQHGHKGLRELNAMETLAERMGTTGPVNNSVRGGQAQAEQKEKERAAQAIRYSQYIRQLEENVRQNQLAVEQAQKRLDEANERVAQAEREVEEAEQNVQVAEQRVERLSEEVVVLDQKIAENAEQRAILEAEGEQLNGQIEVLKEQEANTQQEINQIDAQMTVLDGQMAANDAMVETNQQILEENLEKLNTAKEEQMAVATDNSEVFRRLNAMEANAPRDPENGDKLFVNEQGQIVNQNGDVKDIAKDDLENANALTSFERYSNLKEKSGDNLGKFIDKTVEIDDAKTQAEQAQNTVNEKTAENEQLNERRVSLEELRGYYEEGMVGIRQEIGSLKADLAKNQTELQNVVNAGEVLAQEKLKKVEELGIAKDDLAQAKADLLEKQGNLTAAQQEQLDAIKDLEQAQKDLAESQQKLENANNSADAQIGQMNDYQAWLENTDTREQILSQQINRTQILDKTPESLRTYVSTSMDNTKRLIDERYGVAPEREMVASTGNDTATSRVGTSAAKSDIDPGMDMNSAFAAAASPNQPAAATPQLPGADMDMTEQTRRAALNGQSMSMGMA